AGAAGGACGGTAAAGGCCTTCAGTGACATTAGCTAAGACATTTTGGGTGGGAATATCGGACGAAGCAATACTATCCAAAGAAGCTAGCTCCCCATCGGCAGTCGCCGTAATTTCTGTCTGCCGGGAAGACTCACTCCCACTCCCTCCTGAACATCCTGCTAAGGCCACTAGAACACTAAATAATAAGCCTAAGCCTTTAACACCTAACTTCATAAGATCGCTTCTTTCTGTTTTATTTTATGAAGAGACTGTGACTAAACTCACAGCCTCATTGTTCCTAAATTAGTTTTCTGTTTGATAGGTTGCCGCCCTAAAGTAATTGGTGACACCGTTCGTTTGGTTAATAACGCCAGTGAGTTTTGGATCCACTAAGAAGGCATAGGCCCCTTGGTAAATGGTTCCCAATGCTGCTTCATCTTCCATCAAATAACGTTCTGCTTCTAGAAGCTTTTGAAAGCGGGCTTCGGGTTGGTCACCCAACTCATTTTGCGCTGTCGCTAAGAGTGAGTCATAGTTTTCTGAATCAAAATTAGCATTGTTTAAAGCACTTTGGCTATGGAAGTAATCCAGGTAAGCAGTGGGATCCACATAACTTGGATGGTAGGTCCCATAAACCATGTCATATTCACCAGTGTTAGTAATTTGTTGGCGACTCTTCAAAGGCACGTTGCGGATCGTTACAGTCAAACCAGGCAGATTATTTTGCCATTCACCTTGTAAGAATTCCGACGTGGCTTTAGAAGTATCCGTATCTGAGGTCAATAACTCTAATTCAATCTGGTCAAGACCAAGTTCCTGCTTGGCGAGTTTCCATTCAGATTGGGCAAAGTCTAAGTCGTAGGCTCCTAAGTGGCCATTCATGGCCCGGAAGTCTTGCCCGCTGGCTGGATCAGAGAGATGGTCTGCTGGTACCCAGCCATCAAGGCTTTGAGACCCATCTTTAAGGACAGCTTGGGTAAAGGCCTCCTTGTCAAAACCAGACCGCAAGGCTTGACGAACGTGCTTGTTTTTCAGAATAGGTTTATCAAAATTAAATTGTAAGTAACCGACCTTCCCGTTCAAACTGGTTTGTAGGATGGGTTCTCCGGCTAATTGTTCGACATAAGGGTTACCGGTTTGCGTATATTGGACATCACCTGAATTGAAGAGATTATAGTTGGTTTGTAATTCTTTAGACACTTCCCAGTTAATTCGGCTCAATTGTACATTTTCAGCGTCCCAGTAATCCGGATTCTTGACTAAGTCAAAGCTGTTTTCTGTCCCGGTCCAGCCTTCAACCAAGAAGGGCCCGTTAAAGGCCGTCTTTTCTGCAGACGTACCATAGTCATCACCGACTTCTTCAGCCAGCTTTTGGCTTTGAGGGAGAAAGGCTGGGGTTCCCAACAAGTCTTCAAAGTAAGCCGTAGGAGAATTTAGGGTAAATTCTAGGGTCTTGTCATCCAGCGCTTTAACTCCTAAGTTCTCTGGGCTTTCTTTTCCTTCTGAAATTTCTTTAGCCTTGTTAATCGGGAAGAAACGGTTAACGTTTTGG
This genomic stretch from Aerococcus mictus harbors:
- a CDS encoding peptide ABC transporter substrate-binding protein; this encodes MKRWYKLISLLFIGVLVMAGCTSSGGGANNQAGQEIAVTSEGELASLDTIKSSDSPSLNVASNTIEGLYRPAPQDSDKLKELGMAAEEPEISEDGKTYTYKIREEAKWSTGEPVTAHDFVYTYRKAVTPPELSQNVNRFFPINKAKEISEGKESPENLGVKALDDKTLEFTLNSPTAYFEDLLGTPAFLPQSQKLAEEVGDDYGTSAEKTAFNGPFLVEGWTGTENSFDLVKNPDYWDAENVQLSRINWEVSKELQTNYNLFNSGDVQYTQTGNPYVEQLAGEPILQTSLNGKVGYLQFNFDKPILKNKHVRQALRSGFDKEAFTQAVLKDGSQSLDGWVPADHLSDPASGQDFRAMNGHLGAYDLDFAQSEWKLAKQELGLDQIELELLTSDTDTSKATSEFLQGEWQNNLPGLTVTIRNVPLKSRQQITNTGEYDMVYGTYHPSYVDPTAYLDYFHSQSALNNANFDSENYDSLLATAQNELGDQPEARFQKLLEAERYLMEDEAALGTIYQGAYAFLVDPKLTGVINQTNGVTNYFRAATYQTEN